In the genome of Cronobacter malonaticus LMG 23826, one region contains:
- a CDS encoding phage tail assembly chaperone, whose product MEKQVSQSSLRALALAPMAGFRTKVVTVPEWENATVKLREPSAQAWLEWQQVLNPKQTDGETDELTAAERALRNKSADVVLFIDVLLEEDGTQVFSEEDKPQVELFYGPVHARLLKQALDLTTSASEVEKP is encoded by the coding sequence ATGGAAAAGCAGGTTTCACAGAGTTCACTTCGCGCGCTTGCGCTGGCACCGATGGCGGGCTTCCGTACAAAAGTCGTGACGGTACCTGAATGGGAAAACGCCACGGTAAAACTGCGTGAGCCTTCCGCTCAGGCCTGGCTGGAATGGCAGCAGGTGCTTAACCCTAAGCAGACAGATGGCGAAACGGATGAATTGACGGCTGCAGAGCGCGCGCTGCGTAACAAGAGCGCTGACGTCGTGTTGTTTATTGATGTACTTCTTGAAGAAGATGGCACGCAGGTCTTTTCTGAAGAAGACAAGCCGCAGGTGGAGCTGTTTTATGGCCCGGTGCACGCCCGTCTTCTTAAGCAGGCGCTCGATCTGACCACCTCGGCCTCCGAAGTGGAAAAGCCGTAA
- a CDS encoding DUF6453 family protein: MFGKWSADGVTVEYDGTRVIATQERNGANVNATVTMDIVIFATGVAPVAGPGLNFFNAAGQCTFSTTRRPFLYSNAYCRASKTSTDIGNRFIMLGRYGATSDIQGGWCYAKYCGIVRSGNSVRIGRGYVATFWTSDYPVTFDIVSSTNILLLESMY; encoded by the coding sequence GTGTTTGGTAAATGGAGCGCCGATGGTGTGACGGTTGAATATGATGGCACCAGAGTGATCGCCACACAGGAGCGTAACGGCGCAAATGTGAACGCTACAGTCACCATGGACATCGTGATATTTGCGACGGGTGTGGCCCCAGTTGCAGGTCCCGGCCTTAATTTCTTTAATGCGGCGGGTCAGTGCACATTCTCTACAACGCGCCGCCCTTTTTTATACAGCAATGCGTATTGCCGGGCGTCTAAAACCTCAACGGATATCGGCAACCGGTTCATTATGCTTGGACGTTATGGCGCTACGTCTGATATTCAGGGCGGCTGGTGTTACGCGAAATATTGCGGGATTGTCAGAAGCGGAAATTCGGTGCGAATTGGCCGCGGTTACGTGGCAACTTTCTGGACCAGTGACTATCCGGTTACGTTCGATATTGTCAGCTCTACCAATATTTTACTGCTTGAAAGCATGTATTAA
- a CDS encoding tail fiber assembly protein, which yields MVDIYGVIVDGVVVNSIMWDGEGQLDMEGDIVLMGSNGGIGWAYDGKEFSPPPPPQKTHEEHVALAENQRLGLAAAAEQSISLMRTKLLMGRKLTEAETAKVNAVLDYIDELNSLDMSEAPDIEWPAIVYD from the coding sequence ATGGTAGATATTTACGGTGTTATTGTGGATGGTGTTGTTGTTAACAGCATTATGTGGGATGGGGAAGGGCAACTGGACATGGAAGGCGATATTGTCCTGATGGGAAGCAATGGCGGTATTGGATGGGCCTATGACGGAAAAGAGTTCAGCCCGCCACCGCCTCCGCAGAAAACCCATGAAGAACATGTGGCCCTTGCTGAAAATCAACGCCTGGGGTTGGCAGCTGCCGCTGAACAGTCAATCAGCCTGATGCGGACCAAACTGTTGATGGGGCGCAAACTTACCGAAGCTGAAACGGCTAAGGTGAATGCGGTGCTGGACTACATCGACGAACTCAACTCACTGGATATGTCGGAAGCTCCCGACATCGAATGGCCTGCTATCGTTTACGATTAA
- the umuD gene encoding translesion error-prone DNA polymerase V autoproteolytic subunit, giving the protein MKIHPLVWPVTPVNIPFYADLISAGFPSPAADYIDSGIDLVSHLIAHPSSTYVLRVAGDSMRDAGILDGSLLLVDFSLHAKHNDIVVANIGGEFTVKRLVTYPVAQLRAENPAYPPIAVYDADDLEIVGVVICVINTLHRNVRAG; this is encoded by the coding sequence ATGAAAATACACCCCCTCGTCTGGCCGGTTACGCCAGTCAACATTCCATTCTATGCAGACCTGATTTCAGCTGGCTTTCCGAGTCCTGCTGCCGATTATATCGACAGCGGCATTGACCTCGTTTCCCACCTTATTGCACATCCTTCATCCACCTATGTCCTGCGGGTTGCTGGCGACTCGATGCGCGACGCTGGCATCCTTGACGGCTCGCTTTTGCTGGTGGACTTCAGTCTGCACGCGAAGCATAACGACATCGTGGTCGCCAATATTGGCGGGGAGTTCACCGTGAAAAGGCTGGTGACGTACCCGGTGGCGCAGCTGCGCGCCGAGAACCCGGCTTACCCGCCTATAGCTGTTTATGACGCCGACGACCTCGAAATCGTCGGCGTTGTCATTTGCGTGATAAATACCCTGCACCGCAATGTTCGCGCTGGTTGA
- a CDS encoding Y-family DNA polymerase — translation MFALVDMNSFYTSCETAFRPDLAGKPIVALSNNDGCVIARSREAKALGIKMGMPWFQLREMQFPQRIIAFSSNYELYGDMSQRVMTTLEEMCPRVEVYSIDEAFCDLTGVRNCRDLADFGREIRETVRRNTRIHCGVGIAQTKTLAKLANRAAKEWPQTGGVVDLSNQARQRRLMALMPVEEVWGVGRRIARKLEAMGVKNALQLCDSDIRFIRKHFNVVLERTVRELRGEPCLEIDEFAPAKQEIVCSRSFGERITDYEAMRQAICSYAARAAEKLRGEHQFCRYISVFVKTSPFSAEPYYGNHAGTKLLTPTQDTRDIIAAATRCLDAVWRDGHRYQKAGVMLGDFFSQGVAQLNLFDENAPRANSEALMSLMDKLNRQGRGTLYFAGQGIQQAWQMKREMLSPCYTTRLADVPTVRA, via the coding sequence ATGTTCGCGCTGGTTGATATGAACTCGTTTTACACGAGTTGCGAGACGGCATTCCGTCCTGATCTGGCCGGTAAGCCCATTGTGGCGCTTTCGAATAATGATGGCTGCGTGATAGCGCGCAGCCGCGAAGCCAAAGCGCTTGGCATAAAAATGGGCATGCCCTGGTTCCAGCTTCGCGAGATGCAGTTTCCACAGCGGATTATAGCCTTCTCAAGCAACTATGAACTCTATGGCGACATGAGCCAGCGGGTGATGACCACGCTTGAGGAAATGTGCCCGCGCGTTGAGGTATACAGTATCGATGAAGCATTCTGTGACCTGACGGGTGTGCGGAACTGTCGCGACCTGGCTGATTTTGGCCGGGAGATACGCGAGACGGTGCGGCGTAACACCCGGATTCATTGTGGTGTCGGTATCGCCCAGACGAAGACGCTGGCGAAACTCGCCAATCGCGCGGCGAAGGAGTGGCCGCAGACGGGCGGGGTGGTGGACCTGTCAAACCAGGCGCGCCAGCGGCGGCTGATGGCGCTGATGCCGGTGGAGGAAGTCTGGGGCGTCGGTCGGCGTATTGCCAGAAAGCTGGAGGCGATGGGCGTTAAAAACGCTTTACAGCTCTGTGATAGTGATATCCGCTTTATCCGCAAACACTTCAATGTCGTACTGGAACGCACCGTGCGCGAGCTGCGCGGTGAGCCCTGTCTGGAGATAGATGAGTTCGCCCCGGCGAAACAGGAAATCGTCTGCAGCCGGTCCTTCGGGGAGCGAATCACCGACTATGAGGCGATGCGCCAGGCTATCTGCAGCTATGCAGCGCGCGCGGCGGAAAAACTCCGCGGCGAACATCAGTTCTGCCGGTACATTTCGGTGTTCGTGAAAACGTCGCCGTTCTCTGCTGAACCGTATTACGGCAACCACGCCGGGACTAAGCTGCTGACGCCTACACAGGACACGCGCGACATAATTGCCGCGGCGACGCGCTGCCTCGATGCAGTGTGGCGTGATGGACACCGGTACCAGAAGGCGGGGGTTATGCTGGGTGACTTTTTCAGCCAGGGCGTGGCGCAGCTGAATCTGTTTGACGAGAACGCGCCGCGCGCGAACAGCGAGGCGCTGATGTCACTGATGGACAAACTCAACCGGCAGGGGCGGGGAACCCTGTATTTTGCGGGGCAGGGTATCCAGCAGGCGTGGCAGATGAAGCGCGAGATGCTGTCGCCGTGTTACACGACGCGGCTTGCTGATGTACCGACCGTGCGGGCATGA
- a CDS encoding TrlF family AAA-like ATPase — translation MIGSQWNKWDLHIHSPLTWLANSYDNVNIEDYVRTLGAHQLSLIAVTNYFYLRQNELEIIRDEIARQRLSITVLANVEFRLDQQNRDDQFINIHILFSEKLSTERINEALSHLPLRLTDGGGKNVYCCEKSVGDSGHGVDTITVALLDMTSHLNSVLRPFQDFLIAVCPNGYGGYRPGATGRSAAAATEIDRQGQIIFGGAADREFYLQTDRYPGATIKPVFLCSDAHSVAQIGGRYTWVKALPTFEGLRQALLEPESRLRIGDDWLTNRTPKAHFSKIEVEGTIFDGQKIRFRQLVIPLSQDMVAIIGGRGTGKSLLLDALRSRFAGAATRGSEQRAVNVQNLCVELDKANGEKVRFDAYSEGYEYLHVSQGEIKKLCQEPGLISDEIKKMLRLSSHHEADSTGELLTENLSAWRAWREFLTFKNERSEPINTRAFQEALARTAREKIDVLTSTRNKELIEQFRDNSGQQATLTQVKKHASGLQTAIDTSARDLITKIDTVNAAIDDGTVIPYPDLSLLAAAVGTKLASIDEKATRLAEDNCRIMASFQEQGLGQDIPGLLEKVQEYQLQADRAEEHLGTIDARETQYQQELLQRGELATTFIDSLLAKQAVIDTSYASLANKPHLTDDQQALIRNILTDIRIYGQPHFDVEAFYNGILDHINRGRFRASAEQTSVERLRDVFRVQTISDLHALLSNAPVMALPECPDRKLSIEEFLWRSEYFNSQGPYALLNFLFNPEHIQQYLSVRAEFEYKGKTVEKLSAGQRGTFYVCLKLATDAFGSPFVFDQPEDDLDNDFIMHNLVPLFRKIKQYRQVIIVTHNANLVVNCDAEQVIIATNDDEVISYRAGALEYGDHDAPNSMRRAICDVLEGGRHAFEAREQKYGMLWLNPL, via the coding sequence GTGATAGGCTCACAATGGAATAAATGGGATTTACATATCCACAGTCCACTGACGTGGCTGGCCAATAGTTATGATAATGTTAATATCGAGGATTATGTTAGGACGCTGGGGGCGCATCAGCTATCCCTTATCGCCGTGACGAACTACTTTTATTTGCGGCAGAACGAATTGGAAATCATCCGGGATGAAATTGCCCGGCAGCGTCTGTCGATCACAGTACTTGCCAACGTGGAATTTCGTCTCGATCAGCAGAACCGGGATGACCAGTTCATTAACATCCATATTCTCTTTTCAGAGAAGCTTTCAACGGAGCGCATCAATGAAGCCCTTTCCCACCTGCCGCTCAGGCTGACGGATGGTGGGGGGAAGAATGTCTACTGTTGCGAGAAAAGCGTTGGCGACAGCGGTCACGGTGTTGATACTATTACGGTTGCACTGTTAGATATGACTTCCCATCTCAATTCCGTGCTGCGTCCATTCCAAGACTTTCTAATTGCAGTGTGCCCCAACGGCTATGGCGGATATCGTCCGGGAGCCACAGGCCGATCGGCTGCTGCCGCGACCGAAATTGACCGCCAGGGACAGATTATTTTCGGTGGTGCGGCCGATCGTGAATTTTACCTGCAGACCGACCGTTATCCTGGTGCCACAATCAAACCTGTATTTCTGTGTTCGGACGCGCACAGCGTGGCACAGATTGGCGGCCGTTATACGTGGGTTAAGGCGCTGCCGACATTTGAGGGACTCCGGCAGGCTCTGCTTGAACCCGAATCGCGACTGAGGATCGGTGATGACTGGCTGACCAACCGCACACCCAAGGCTCACTTCAGTAAGATCGAGGTGGAAGGCACCATTTTTGATGGTCAGAAGATCCGCTTCCGGCAACTGGTAATCCCCCTGAGCCAGGACATGGTTGCCATTATCGGAGGCCGAGGAACTGGAAAAAGTCTGCTCCTGGATGCGCTTCGCTCTCGGTTTGCCGGAGCCGCAACTAGGGGAAGTGAGCAACGTGCGGTGAATGTGCAAAATCTATGCGTTGAACTGGACAAGGCCAACGGGGAAAAGGTGCGCTTTGATGCATATTCAGAAGGATATGAATACCTTCATGTATCCCAAGGCGAGATCAAAAAACTTTGCCAAGAGCCCGGTCTTATCAGCGATGAGATTAAAAAAATGCTGCGACTGTCTTCTCACCATGAGGCTGACAGTACGGGGGAACTACTCACCGAAAACCTCAGTGCCTGGCGTGCATGGCGCGAGTTTCTTACATTTAAAAATGAGCGTAGCGAGCCGATCAATACGCGTGCATTTCAGGAAGCGCTTGCCAGAACGGCCCGGGAAAAAATTGATGTCCTGACCAGCACTCGTAACAAGGAACTGATCGAGCAATTTCGTGACAACAGCGGGCAGCAGGCCACCCTAACACAGGTCAAAAAACATGCATCCGGGCTGCAAACAGCGATTGATACATCCGCCCGGGATCTGATTACAAAGATTGACACCGTCAACGCTGCTATTGATGACGGCACAGTTATCCCGTACCCCGATCTGTCATTGCTTGCCGCCGCTGTCGGGACTAAGCTGGCCAGCATTGACGAGAAGGCTACACGGCTTGCTGAGGATAATTGCCGTATCATGGCGTCGTTTCAGGAGCAGGGGCTGGGGCAGGATATCCCGGGATTACTGGAAAAGGTGCAGGAATATCAACTGCAGGCGGATCGGGCTGAGGAACATTTGGGCACTATCGACGCCCGGGAGACACAGTATCAGCAGGAGTTACTCCAGCGAGGCGAACTGGCTACCACGTTTATTGACTCGCTGCTGGCAAAGCAGGCGGTCATCGATACTTCATATGCCTCTCTGGCTAACAAACCGCACCTGACTGACGATCAACAGGCGCTAATCCGGAATATTCTGACCGACATTCGTATTTATGGCCAGCCGCATTTTGATGTGGAGGCGTTTTATAATGGTATCCTAGATCATATTAACCGCGGCCGATTTAGGGCTTCCGCTGAACAGACGTCTGTTGAACGGCTGCGCGATGTGTTCCGGGTGCAAACCATTTCTGATTTACATGCACTGCTCTCCAACGCTCCCGTAATGGCACTGCCGGAATGCCCTGATAGGAAACTTTCCATTGAAGAATTTCTGTGGCGCAGTGAGTATTTTAACAGTCAGGGGCCGTATGCTCTCCTGAACTTCCTCTTTAATCCGGAACATATCCAGCAGTACTTAAGCGTCAGGGCAGAATTTGAATACAAAGGAAAAACCGTCGAGAAACTGTCTGCCGGTCAGCGCGGAACCTTTTACGTCTGCCTCAAACTGGCTACGGATGCTTTTGGCTCACCTTTTGTCTTTGATCAGCCGGAAGATGATCTGGATAACGATTTTATCATGCACAATCTCGTGCCGCTATTCAGAAAAATTAAACAGTACCGTCAGGTCATCATAGTGACTCATAATGCTAACCTGGTGGTGAACTGTGATGCGGAACAGGTGATCATTGCCACAAATGATGATGAAGTGATCAGTTACCGGGCCGGGGCATTGGAGTACGGCGATCATGACGCACCAAACAGCATGCGCAGAGCAATCTGCGATGTGCTTGAAGGGGGGCGTCACGCATTTGAGGCTAGGGAGCAGAAATACGGCATGCTCTGGCTCAATCCCTTATAG
- a CDS encoding GNAT family N-acetyltransferase, producing the protein MSENIDNIFRVVKADSDVKITGVKKFDCGDKVLNDYLQQLKRQYSRDNINGLLLLEGDKVVGFVTASLYQLGRDEIPKEIFPHSVPPVFAVMKIPMIAIDKQYQRQGWGDELFRAILDYCIDSANLVRGIKGVYLDAKVGARAFYESFDFEATSEEISINDTIPMFISMEMLRYSKELEKSA; encoded by the coding sequence ATGTCCGAGAATATTGATAATATTTTTCGTGTTGTAAAAGCTGATTCCGATGTAAAAATCACCGGGGTTAAAAAGTTTGATTGTGGCGATAAGGTGCTTAATGACTATTTACAGCAGCTAAAGCGCCAGTATAGCCGTGACAACATCAATGGCTTATTGCTTCTTGAAGGCGATAAAGTGGTGGGATTTGTGACGGCTTCTTTGTATCAGTTGGGCCGGGATGAAATTCCCAAAGAAATATTTCCTCATTCGGTCCCACCTGTATTTGCAGTAATGAAAATCCCTATGATCGCTATCGATAAGCAATACCAAAGGCAGGGCTGGGGTGATGAGTTGTTTCGCGCTATTCTTGATTACTGTATTGATAGTGCGAATTTAGTGCGTGGCATTAAAGGGGTTTATCTGGATGCTAAAGTTGGTGCCCGCGCTTTTTACGAAAGTTTTGATTTTGAGGCTACCAGTGAAGAGATTAGCATCAACGATACAATCCCAATGTTCATATCGATGGAAATGTTGCGGTACTCGAAGGAATTGGAAAAAAGCGCCTGA
- a CDS encoding DUF1778 domain-containing protein — protein MRNTYSNGGSASLALAGAKDTRVELRTSVDIKEKLREAASLVGVDMSAFILMAATRAAQQALDEQRMRKLSEEEWNHLNDLINSPRQPREKLRTLMTRKPRYVREY, from the coding sequence ATGAGAAACACCTATTCAAATGGTGGTTCCGCAAGCTTGGCTTTGGCCGGAGCCAAAGATACACGTGTCGAGCTGAGAACCAGCGTCGATATAAAAGAGAAACTGCGTGAAGCAGCCTCTCTGGTTGGGGTGGATATGAGTGCGTTTATTTTGATGGCTGCTACACGCGCAGCTCAGCAGGCGCTAGACGAACAGCGAATGCGAAAGCTCAGCGAAGAAGAGTGGAATCATTTAAATGACCTTATCAATTCACCTCGTCAGCCAAGAGAGAAGTTGCGCACGCTAATGACGAGGAAACCGAGATATGTCCGAGAATATTGA